A single Triticum dicoccoides isolate Atlit2015 ecotype Zavitan chromosome 2A, WEW_v2.0, whole genome shotgun sequence DNA region contains:
- the LOC119352290 gene encoding syn-copalyl diphosphate synthase, chloroplastic-like — MLTYTTAGWHAPVLDRPTAQPWRRLSMHLHSQRRGSGLALSRKYPSYPEAKAREWEVDEYRQHTDEPSKMKQMINAIRTALGSLGDDETSTNVSAYDTALVALVKNLDGDEKPQFPSCINWILQNQLPDGSWGDPAFFMVQDRMISTLACVVAVKSWNIDSDDLCDKGVLFIQENMSRLVEQEQDWMPCGFEIKFPAILEKAKDLDLDIPYNHPALEEIHAKRNLKLSKIPLDVLHNIPTTLLYSVEGMVDLQLDWEKLLKLRCLDGSFHSSPAATAAALSYTGDKECLAFLDRLVKKFDGGVPCMHSLDIFEQLWVVDRLMRLGISSHFTSEIEQWLDFIYRRWTQKGLAHNRHCPTPDIDDTAMGFRLLRQHGYDVTPCVFKHFEDRKNGKFFCFPLETNNASVTPMYNTYRASQFMFPGDDDVLSRAGRCCRAFLQERQASNKLHDKWVITKDLPGEVEYTLNFPWKASLPRIETRMYLDQYGGSTDVWIANVLCRMNLVSNDLYLELAKADFREYQRLFRLEWNGLRKWYFRNHLQRYGGTPKSALMPYFLASANIFESDRAAERLAWARTWVLAEAVTSRLRHTGGTKDSTKNLEELIDLASFDNDSSSSLRDAWKQWLMAWTAKESHGSIEGDTAVLLVRTVEICSGRHVSAEPKLNLWEYSQLEQLTSSICRKLDTRVLAQNGENMENTEDLDWQVDMEMQELSWRIRQGCHGINRDTKQTFPHVVKSFYYSAHCSPKTVDSHIAKVVFQDVI, encoded by the exons ATGCTGACCTATACCACTGCAGGCTGGCATGCTCCAGTACTCGACCGGCCGACAGCCCAGCCATGGCGACGGCTTTCCATGCACCTACACTCTCAGCGTCGTGGATCTG GGCTCGCGCTAAGTAGGAAATACCCATCTTATCCGGAGGCAAAAGCGCGTGAATGGGAAGTTGATGAATACAGACAACACACG GATGAACCAAGCAAGATGAAACAGATGATCAATGCCATAAGGACGGCACTGGGGTCATTGGGTGATGATGAGACGTCAACCAATGTTTCAGCCTACGACACGGCATTGGTCGCCCTTGTCAAGAACCTTGACGGAGATGAGAAACCGCAATTCCCCTCATGCATCAACTGGATTTTACAAAATCAACTACCAGATGGCTCGTGGGGTGACCCTGCTTTCTTTATGGTCCAAGATCGGATGATCAGCACCCTGGCATGTGTAGTGGCAGTGAAGTCTTGGAACATTGACAGCGATGACTTGTGTGACAAAG GTGTGTTATTTATCCAAGAAAACATGAGCAGGTTGGTAGAACAAGAACAGGACTGGATGCCATGTGGCTTTGAGATTAAGTTCCCAGCTATCCTAGAGAAGGCCAAGGACCTGGATCTGGACATCCCTTATAATCACCCTGCTCTAGAAGAGATACATGCCAAGAGAAATCTAAAGCTCTCTAA GATACCTCTGGATGTGCTACATAACATACCAACGACCCTACTTTACAGTGTGGAAGGAATGGTAGACTTGCAATTGGACTGGGAAAAGCTACTCAAGTTGCGGTGTCTGGACGGCTCATTCCATTCCTCGCCTGCTGCAACAGCTGCTGCCCTCAGTTACACCGGCGACAAAGAATGCCTTGCGTTCCTAGACAGGCTCGTAAAAAAGTTCGATGGGGGAG TGCCTTGTATGCACTCCTTGGATATTTTTGAGCAGTTATGGGTGGTTGATCGGCTGATGCGTCTAGGGATATCTAGCCATTTCACAAGTGAAATTGAGCAGTGGCTAGATTTTATTTACAG GCGTTGGACTCAAAAGGGACTGGCTCATAACAGGCACTGCCCTACCCCGGATATTGATGACACCGCCATGGGTTTCCGTCTCCTCCGTCAGCATGGCTACGATGTCACTCCAT GCGTATTCAAGCACTTTGAGGACAGGAAGAATGGCAAGTTCTTCTGCTTCCCATTGGAGACCAACAACGCATCTGTCACCCCAATGTACAACACTTACCGTGCTTCTCAGTTCATGTTCCCAGGTGACGATGATGTCCTGTCACGAGCCGGGCGCTGTTGCCGTGCATTCCTCCAAGAAAGACAAGCCTCGAACAAATTGCATGACAAGTGGGTCATCACCAAGGACCTGCCGGGCGAG GTCGAGTACACACTGAACTTCCCCTGGAAAGCAAGTTTGCCACGAATCGAAACAAGGATGTATCTGGATCAGTATGGAGGCAGCACGGACGTTTGGATTGCCAACGTCCTCTGCAG AATGAATCTTGTGAGCAACGACCTGTACCTTGAATTGGCAAAAGCAGATTTCAGAGAATATCAAAGACTCTTCCGACTTGAGTGGAATGGCCTCAGAAA GTGGTATTTCAGGAACCATCTGCAGAGGTATGGTGGAACGCCAAAGAGCGCGCTCATGCCTTACTTCTTAGCTTCAGCAAACATCTTTGAATCTGACCGAGCAGCAGAGCGTCTAGCATGGGCTCGTACGTGGGTGCTTGCCGAGGCAGTGACCTCTCGCTTGCGACATACTGG GGGGACAAAGGACTCAACAAAGAATCTTGAAGAGCTTATCGACCTTGCTTCATTCGACAATGACTCTTCCAGCAGTCTTCGTGATGCT TGGAAGCAGTGGCTCATGGCATGGACTGCAAAGGAGAGCCATGGATCAATTGAAGGAGATACAGCTGTGTTGTTGGTTCGAACAGTCGAGATATGCTCAGGAAGGCATGTTTCAGCCGAGCCAAAGCTGAACCTTTGGGAGTATTCCCAGCTCGAACAGCTCACCTCTTCCATCTGCCGCAAGCTTGACACAAGAGTTCTTGCTCAG AATGGGGAAAATATGGAGAATACAGAGGACTTGGACTGGCAAGTGGACATGGAGATGCAAGAACTATCTTGGAGAATTCGTCAGGGTTGCCATGGCATCAACAGAGACACCAAGCAGACATTTCCCCACGTGGTGAAAAGCTTCTACTACTCGGCTCATTGCTCACCTAAAACAGTTGATAGCCACATAGCAAAGGTCGTCTTCCAGGATGTGATTTAA